In one Chitinophaga sancti genomic region, the following are encoded:
- a CDS encoding redoxin domain-containing protein has translation MLRILILSLLITGLCMQSIANPHGTAFNERLKDYTGKTYDIRPQGKIVVYLFLSPECPLCRNYAPIVQKLSEKYKSVQFYGIISGRTFTRGQVAAYAKDFNLSFPVLMDTDKEVANSLKATITPEALLVGSDGIEYYRGLIDDWITGLGTKRAKTTQLYLDQSIQNLVAGVPTITKTTPIGCLISNY, from the coding sequence GTCGATAGCGAATCCACATGGAACTGCCTTTAATGAGAGATTAAAAGATTATACAGGCAAAACTTATGACATCAGGCCACAGGGAAAGATTGTTGTGTATTTATTTCTTTCACCTGAATGTCCACTATGCAGAAACTATGCACCCATTGTACAAAAGCTGTCAGAAAAGTACAAAAGCGTACAATTCTACGGCATCATCAGTGGTCGCACCTTTACCAGAGGGCAGGTCGCCGCTTATGCCAAAGATTTTAATCTCTCCTTCCCGGTCCTGATGGATACGGATAAAGAAGTCGCTAATTCACTTAAAGCAACCATTACGCCCGAAGCGCTGCTGGTAGGAAGTGATGGCATAGAATATTACCGCGGATTGATCGATGACTGGATTACCGGTCTGGGTACCAAGCGTGCAAAGACCACGCAACTCTACCTCGATCAATCTATACAAAATCTGGTGGCGGGTGTGCCCACTATTACAAAGACCACACCAATTGGTTGTCTGATCAGTAATTATTAA